From the Sebastes fasciatus isolate fSebFas1 chromosome 3, fSebFas1.pri, whole genome shotgun sequence genome, one window contains:
- the rln3b gene encoding relaxin-3b, producing the protein MWKAALLTLGLLVALVDRVQSNDGHPSFYGVKLCGREFIRAVIFTCGGSRWRRSLGDSARIGEEAFDPWNTNPIPQLTGEQDPAESQVWRDQKLNEASVAAGFSRSARSPISEEVLEALRSTDRKGRDVVVGLSNACCKWGCSKSEISSLC; encoded by the exons ATGTGGAAGGCAGCGCTCTTGACCCTGGGCTTGTTGGTGGCACTGGTGGACAGGGTGCAGTCCAATGACGGCCATCCCTCTTTCTATGGGGTGAAACTGTGTGGAAGAGAGTTCATACGGGCTGTCATCTTTACCTGCGGTGGTTCTCGCTGGAGGAGAAGCTTAGGAGACTCAG CTCGCATTGGAGAAGAGGCCTTTGACCCATGGAACACAAATCCCATCCCTCAACTTACCGGTGAGCAGGATCCTGCAGAGTCCCAAGTATGGAGAGATCAAAAATTGAACGAGGCATCTGTGGCTGCTGGATTCAGCCGCTCAGCTCGCTCACCAATCTCAGAGGAGGTGCTGGAGGCTCTACGGAGCACAGACAGGAAAGGACGAGACGTAGTGGTCGGACTGTCCAACGCCTGCTGCAAGTGGGGCTGTAGCAAGAGTGAAATCAGCTCTCTGTGCTGA